One genomic segment of Vespa crabro chromosome 3, iyVesCrab1.2, whole genome shotgun sequence includes these proteins:
- the LOC124422941 gene encoding AT-rich interactive domain-containing protein 2 isoform X1, translating into MAKILDKDPVTYERERENFMKDLRHFHETRGTPFRKSPKISGKEIDLYLLYVVVTARGGWIKVNTRNEWASLCEQFHLPNGCVNSGIGLKQIYLRYLDRYEKVHFLGEDGQQADDEDEDSRHRKWSARALHSVPLTYNHHQHNVAESLRDYNGLSSDLYKPSNYDKLALSLLSPLPNEQDFAINVCTLLSNEGKHTLRLDKYPRLVNILLAHAGVFDSPGTRQLFIEVYSRVRNYSINSFWSDVLDSQDVIDLTNEKTFMKKPSTSLHTFSRRKTLEKEKQNKVTVTVQDNEETVTSMDVDGVLPDCSRLDPIGSHQDENFKDQNQNSIKFEEEDKDLFCVGRTLGTQDPYGQRVLQIASILRNLSFTPENAAVLSRNRCFLRFVLLCIRARWSNLHQLGFDILGNIANEIVLKEAGERITDVVLSCVAKGIESQDRFIVISCLEVLNKISQQDSNEEIVTFGLEDSVYELICRFLALSDIALLVYTLECLYALTSLGERPCTSVARVRGAIDTLVALVTVEAQSYGPKACILMRVVETVSTIPTPSNTSQNTPVAAAATTPVASVTSSPVPATPATITATSAPVSPAPSRPNTPATTTKSTTHKTVETANALQQQHAHQQIIQENEQFALGWLRATFELAPGIRIEQEELYKKYLGCCTKIGRRGVIAPLHFPRCVRSVFGGTIGPNPLKGESTGTQYYEGIRVRATPGQVTYPSQTVIATNTAPISAVNTTPVKVLPVQQRTIKNISPAPDSTALDNPASGVHRTPAPASPILKAQLSAPPKPPSITSNQSQNPVTKVDSKSQVSVSHPHLSQALLASGSQNQQQQQQHSQSVQVVTKEDNRSSTTSSSIIKSLLATKVTASSDCMSSAAATCVSTLTACVTNTTTSIASSISANQLITSNQVAQRQQQQRLLQQQLTGVVQPAAPAATPATILPKVSVNSKQKPVIAAIPAKKIQRLNGAKFVLTNNCEKTEVNDVNESVNQIVTSTTVILNSTENHISSIVKVCQPPTSTTICTNKSNQRSTCTSIAEDSDSTNNSLASSSGIGGSRDFSGAGAEEDNSLTSFEGILLNGAPTNIDINAQDDGSSKDSSSISSKEKPLQSMMLADLLERKVDKEPILNGVLGKNSINEKGIDLVENHIKKVLKESPTDIKIKNDITESNTMQTEVSEDTLIEAPRGIKRAASESDEIDAKKPKYSNGTTSPDPAVDSTTAESTISSIKSEEQEDDKDSEKATVSSTAANLYAALAADCIEDETDLDEQVNINKEEPSPVVKEEPHIFINQITQQQQQQHQSQQQQQQQPQQQQQQHQQHLQQHHQHPQQQQHHHHHQHQQPQQHHQQHQQHQQQLIVATPRQIVVQQTIQSNNQVIIPAASVKGRQAQAQPQVLLQQSAGGQLQYVVSGGVPGQNYVLAQPQTALVQGQAQTVLVAQTTQQQGTGTKTIIILQPQAAPQPTPQKMVAVTPQGQQVVVTQVPRPILQSPALGNIPPPLVPTSATIPQTSIIVNSSVAQTNPNTVTVTIPAMAQQNPVSASVPSRVVTPTPASTPPPTRPTTPHQAAATHGHLVKPPVKAIKTVSSSTSTEPESKPSTSQLPPENKTITIKIDPNAYLCEWRGCLRQFKTPHEVFLHVCEIHCPTGGEEILCLWGSCDALKRRRFSLMTHLFDRHCNSDAMILRRKQLTVTGKTEVSTSTPPTPHHPGYAPNAAFHAIKRHALEFVNPKELMAKQQRPTKPAAATSSSSSPRPGQNPPPEQDDNEGPVTKSIRLTAALILRNLVIYSTHGRRHLRAYEPHLAGVALSNVESSRTIAQVLYDMNDQSSSNHR; encoded by the exons GTGAATACCAGAAATGAATGGGCCTCGCTATGCGAACAATTTCATCTGCCAAACGGCTGTGTCAACAGTGGAATCGGTCTTAAACAAATATACCTTCG ATATCTAGACAGGTACGAAAAGGTTCATTTCTTAGGAGAAGATGGACAGCAAGCCGATGATGAAGACGAAGATTCCAGACACCGGAAGTGGTCTGCCAGGGCATTACATTCAGTTCCTCTTACGtataatcatcatcaacatAATGTTGCAg aatcTCTTCGCGATTACAATGGTCTTTCATCCGATCTTTACAAACCATCCAACTACGACAAATTGGCATTATCGCTTCTTTCGCCTCTTCCAAACGAACAAGACTTCGCAATCAATGTTTGCACACTTTTGTCGAACGAAGGAAAACATACGTTACGTCTCGATAAGTATCCACGTTTGGTGAATATCCTGCTCGCGCATGCTGGCGTTTTCGACTCGCCTGGTACGCGACAACTTTTCATTGAGGTTTATTCTCGTGTGAGGAACTATTCTATCAATTCGTTTTGGTCGGATGTACTCGATTCGCAAGACGTGATAGACCTTACGAACGAGAAAACCTTTATGAAGAAGCCATCAACGAGCTTACACACGTTCTCTAGGCGGAAAacattagagaaagagaagcaaaATAAAGTAACAGTAACGGTCCAAGACAACGAGGAGACGGTCACGTCGATGGATGTGGATGGG GTGCTTCCAGACTGTTCACGTCTAGATCCTATTGGTTCTCATCAAGATGAGAATTTTAAAGATCAGAAtcaaaattcgataaaattcgAAGAAGAGGATAAAGACTTGTTTTGCGTCGGTAGAACGTTAGGCACGCAGGATCCGTACGGTCAACGCGTGTTACAGATAGCGTCTATCTTACGAAATCTCAGTTTCACTCCGGAGAATGCCGCGGTGCTAAGCAGGAATCGATGTTTTTTGAGATTcgttttattatgtataagaGCAAGGTGGAGTAATTTGCATCAACTTGGTTTCGATATACTAGGGAATATAGCAAACGAAATCGTTTTAAAAGAAGCTGGCGAAAGGATAACAGATGTTGTCCTGTCTTGTGTGGCAAAAGGTATCGAGTCGCAAGATagatttatcgttatatcctgTTTGGAGGTGCTTAATAAGATCAGTCAACAGGATAGTAACGAAGAAATCGTTACGTTTGGATTGGAAGATAGCGTCTATGAACTTATTTGCAg gTTTTTAGCTCTAAGTGATATAGCTCTTTTAGTTTATACTTTGGAGTGTTTATACGCTTTAACTTCGTTGGGCGAAAGACCGTGTACTAGTGTCGCGCGGGTACGTGGAGCTATCGATACATTGGTCGCGCTTGTCACCGTCGAAGCACAGAGTTATGGCCCAAAAGCTTGCATTTTGATGAGAGTGGTAGAAACTGTATCTACTATACCCACACCTTCGAATACGTCTCAGAATACtcctgttgctgctgctgccacTACTCCGGTTGCGTCAGTAACATCATCACCCGTGCCAGCTACTCCAGCTACGATTACCGCAACGTCGGCTCCAGTTAGCCCAGCACCTTCTAGACCTAATACACCTGCAACTACAACCAAGTCCACAACGCACA AAACAGTAGAGACGGCTAATGCGCTTCAACAACAACACGCGCATCAACAAATCATTCAGGAAAACGAGCAATTCGCTTTAGGATGGTTAAGAGCTACCTTTGAGCTTGCACCAGGTATACGCATAGAACAAGAGGAACTCTACAAAAAATATCTCGGGTGTTGTACGAAGATTGGCAGGAGAGGAGTAATTGCGCCACTTCATTTTCCCAGATGTGTTAG gtCAGTGTTTGGGGGAACTATTGGTCCAAATCCACTCAAAGGAGAATCAACTGGTACTCAGTATTACGAAGGCATCCGTGTACGGGCTACACCAGGCCAAGTAACTTATCCGAGCCAAACTGTAATTGCGACTAATACAGCTCCGATATCAGCGGTCAACACAACTCCAGTAAAGGTGCTTCCCGTACAACAGCGTACAATCAAGAATATAAGTCCTGCTCCCGATAGCACGGCCCTAGACAATCCTGCATCTGGAGTTCACAGAACTCCAGCCCCTGCATCTCCCATTCTAAAAGCCCAGTTGTCTGCCCCTCCAAAACCACCTTCCATTACGTCAAATCAATCCCAAAATCCAGTCACCAAGGTTGATTCTAAAAGTCAG GTATCAGTATCTCACCCCCACCTGAGTCAAGCATTGCTGGCCAGTGGATCCCAAaatcagcagcagcagcagcagcactcCCAATCTGTCCAAGTAGTAACAAAAGAAGATAACCGAAGTAGTACTACATCCAGTTCTATAATAAAAAGCCTTTTGGCTACCAAGGTAACAGCCAGCAGTGACTGCATGTCCAGTGCTGCTGCAACTTGTGTGTCTACCCTTACTGCCTGTGTAACAAACACTACTACTAGCATCGCATCCAGCATCAGTGCCAACCAGCTAATAACAAGCAACCAG GTTGCACAACGTCAACAACAGCAAAGGTTACTGCAACAGCAATTAACAGGTGTGGTACAACCTGCAGCTCCTGCAGCTACACCAGCAACAATACTCCCTAAAGTTTCTGTGAACTCTAAACAAAAACCAGTAATTGCAGCTATTCCTGCCAAAAAAATACAGAGACTTAATGGAGCTAAATTTGTTTTGACCAACAATTGTGAGAAG acTGAAGTAAATGATGTAAATGAAAGTGTCAACCAAATCGTAACCTCAACTACAGTAATTTTGAATTCAACTGAGAATCACATATCCTCGATCGTAAAAGTTTGTCAACCACCGACCTCTACTACAATTTGTACAAACAAGTCCAATCAACGAAGTACGTGTACTTCGATTGCTGAAGATTCTGATTCAACGAACAATTCTTTGGCTTCTAGTAGTGGTATAGGTGGTAGTAGAGATTTTTCCGGTGCTGGTGCTGAAGAAGATAATTCTTTAACGAGTTTTGAAGGAATACTTTTAAATGGTGCACCAACTAACATAGATATTAATGCACAAGATGATGGATCATCCAAAGATTCATCTAGCATAAGTTCAAAGGAGAAACCATTGCAGAGTATGATGTTGGCCGatttattagaaagaaaggTAGATAAAGAGCCTATTTTAAATGGAGTTCTTGGAAAGAATTcaataaacgaaaaaggaatagatttggttgaaaatcatattaaaaaggTATTAAAAGAATCTCCGactgatattaaaataaaaaatgatataacagAAAGTAATACCATGCAGACCGAAGTATCTGAAGATACATTAATTGAAGCTCCtagaggaataaaaagagcAGCTAGTGAATCTGATGAGATAGATGCAAAGAAACCAAAATATTCTAATGGCACTACATCGCCTGATCCTGCTGTTGATTCAACAACTGCTGAATCTACTATATCCAGTATAAAATcggaagaacaagaagatgACAAAGACAGTGAGAAAGCAACAGTTTCATCTACTGCTGCAAATCTTTATGCAGCTCTTGCTGCTGATTGCATAGAAGATGAAACTGATCTTGATGAACAAGTGAACATTAATAAGGAAGAACCTTCTCCAGTCGTGAAAGAAGAACCtcacatatttattaatcaaattactcaacaacaacagcaacagcatcaatcacagcaacagcagcagcaacaaccacagcaacaacaacagcagcatcaACAACATCTGCAGCAACATCACCAACATccacagcagcagcaacatcatcatcatcatcagcatCAGCAGCCGCAGCAACATCATCAGCAACACCAGCAGCATCAACAACAGTTAATAGTAGCGACTCCTCGACAAATAGTTGTTCAACAAACAATTCAGTCAAACAATCAAGTTATAATTCCTGCTGCGTCCGTCAAAGGAAGACAAGCACAAGCACAGCCACAAGTTCTGTTACAACAAAGTGCGGGAGGGCAACTGCAATATGTCGTATCTGGTGGTGTTCCTGGACAAAACTATGTGTTGGCTCAACCACAAACAGCTTTAGTACAAGGGCAAGCACAGACGGTTCTTGTTGCTCAGACAACTCAACAACAAGGCACTGGCACGAAaactattatcattttacaGCCACAAGCTGCTCCTCAACCAACACCACAAAAAATGGTAGCTGTTACACCTCAAGGACAACAAGTTGTTGTAACTCAAGTTCCACGTCCTATTTTACAAAGTCCAgctcttggaaatattcctccTCCGTTGGTACCTACGTCAGCCACAATTCCACAGACTTCCATAATAGTTAATAGTTCTGTAGCACAAACTAATCCAAATACTGTAACCGTTACGATACCTGCGATGGCTCAACAGAATCCAGTGTCTGCTAGTGTACCATCGAGGGTCGTAACACCGACTCCTGCTTCGACTCCACCACCTACAAGACCAACTACTCCTCACCAAGCAGCAGCGACACATGGACATTTAGTTAAACCACCAGTAAAGGCCATAAAAACTGTAAGTTCTTCGACTTCAACAGAACCAGAATCGAAACCTTCTACCAGTCAACTTCCACCTGAGAATAaaactattactattaaaatcGATCCTAACGCATATCTATGTGAATGGCGAGGTTGTTTAAG GCAATTTAAAACTCCCCATGAAGTTTTTCTTCATGTGTGTGAAATTCATTGTCCAACTGGCGGAGAAGAAATATTGTGCTTATGGGGCAGTTGCGATGCTTTAAAGAGACGTCGATTCTCTTTAATGACGCACTTATTCGATAGGCACTGTAATTCTGAT GCAATGATCCTtagaagaaaacaattaaCCGTGACTGGAAAAACTGAAGTATCTACGTCCACTCCTCCAACGCCTCATCACCCTGGATATGCACCGAATGCAGCATTCCATGCTATTAAAAGACATGCTTTGGAATTCGTGAATCCTAAGGAATTGATG GCAAAGCAGCAGAGGCCAACCAAGCCCGCTGCAGCCACTTCAAGCTCTTCTTCTCCCAGACCTGGGCAAAACCCTCCACCAGAACAG
- the LOC124422941 gene encoding AT-rich interactive domain-containing protein 2 isoform X3, which translates to MAKILDKDPVTYERERENFMKDLRHFHETRGTPFRKSPKISGKEIDLYLLYVVVTARGGWIKVNTRNEWASLCEQFHLPNGCVNSGIGLKQIYLRYLDRYEKVHFLGEDGQQADDEDEDSRHRKWSARALHSVPLTYNHHQHNVAESLRDYNGLSSDLYKPSNYDKLALSLLSPLPNEQDFAINVCTLLSNEGKHTLRLDKYPRLVNILLAHAGVFDSPGTRQLFIEVYSRVRNYSINSFWSDVLDSQDVIDLTNEKTFMKKPSTSLHTFSRRKTLEKEKQNKVTVTVQDNEETVTSMDVDGVLPDCSRLDPIGSHQDENFKDQNQNSIKFEEEDKDLFCVGRTLGTQDPYGQRVLQIASILRNLSFTPENAAVLSRNRCFLRFVLLCIRARWSNLHQLGFDILGNIANEIVLKEAGERITDVVLSCVAKGIESQDRFIVISCLEVLNKISQQDSNEEIVTFGLEDSVYELICRFLALSDIALLVYTLECLYALTSLGERPCTSVARVRGAIDTLVALVTVEAQSYGPKACILMRVVETVSTIPTPSNTSQNTPVAAAATTPVASVTSSPVPATPATITATSAPVSPAPSRPNTPATTTKSTTHKTVETANALQQQHAHQQIIQENEQFALGWLRATFELAPGIRIEQEELYKKYLGCCTKIGRRGVIAPLHFPRCVRSVFGGTIGPNPLKGESTGTQYYEGIRVRATPGQVTYPSQTVIATNTAPISAVNTTPVKVLPVQQRTIKNISPAPDSTALDNPASGVHRTPAPASPILKAQLSAPPKPPSITSNQSQNPVTKVDSKSQVSVSHPHLSQALLASGSQNQQQQQQHSQSVQVVTKEDNRSSTTSSSIIKSLLATKVTASSDCMSSAAATCVSTLTACVTNTTTSIASSISANQLITSNQVAQRQQQQRLLQQQLTGVVQPAAPAATPATILPKVSVNSKQKPVIAAIPAKKIQRLNGAKFVLTNNCEKTEVNDVNESVNQIVTSTTVILNSTENHISSIVKVCQPPTSTTICTNKSNQRSTCTSIAEDSDSTNNSLASSSGIGGSRDFSGAGAEEDNSLTSFEGILLNGAPTNIDINAQDDGSSKDSSSISSKEKPLQSMMLADLLERKVDKEPILNGVLGKNSINEKGIDLVENHIKKVLKESPTDIKIKNDITESNTMQTEVSEDTLIEAPRGIKRAASESDEIDAKKPKYSNGTTSPDPAVDSTTAESTISSIKSEEQEDDKDSEKATVSSTAANLYAALAADCIEDETDLDEQVNINKEEPSPVVKEEPHIFINQITQQQQQQHQSQQQQQQQPQQQQQQHQQHLQQHHQHPQQQQHHHHHQHQQPQQHHQQHQQHQQQLIVATPRQIVVQQTIQSNNQVIIPAASVKGRQAQAQPQVLLQQSAGGQLQYVVSGGVPGQNYVLAQPQTALVQGQAQTVLVAQTTQQQGTGTKTIIILQPQAAPQPTPQKMVAVTPQGQQVVVTQVPRPILQSPALGNIPPPLVPTSATIPQTSIIVNSSVAQTNPNTVTVTIPAMAQQNPVSASVPSRVVTPTPASTPPPTRPTTPHQAAATHGHLVKPPVKAIKTVSSSTSTEPESKPSTSQLPPENKTITIKIDPNAYLCEWRGCLRQFKTPHEVFLHVCEIHCPTGGEEILCLWGSCDALKRRRFSLMTHLFDRHCNSDAMILRRKQLTVTGKTEVSTSTPPTPHHPGYAPNAAFHAIKRHALEFVNPKELMQQRPTKPAAATSSSSSPRPGQNPPPEQDDNEGPVTKSIRLTAALILRNLVIYSTHGRRHLRAYEPHLAGVALSNVESSRTIAQVLYDMNDQSSSNHR; encoded by the exons GTGAATACCAGAAATGAATGGGCCTCGCTATGCGAACAATTTCATCTGCCAAACGGCTGTGTCAACAGTGGAATCGGTCTTAAACAAATATACCTTCG ATATCTAGACAGGTACGAAAAGGTTCATTTCTTAGGAGAAGATGGACAGCAAGCCGATGATGAAGACGAAGATTCCAGACACCGGAAGTGGTCTGCCAGGGCATTACATTCAGTTCCTCTTACGtataatcatcatcaacatAATGTTGCAg aatcTCTTCGCGATTACAATGGTCTTTCATCCGATCTTTACAAACCATCCAACTACGACAAATTGGCATTATCGCTTCTTTCGCCTCTTCCAAACGAACAAGACTTCGCAATCAATGTTTGCACACTTTTGTCGAACGAAGGAAAACATACGTTACGTCTCGATAAGTATCCACGTTTGGTGAATATCCTGCTCGCGCATGCTGGCGTTTTCGACTCGCCTGGTACGCGACAACTTTTCATTGAGGTTTATTCTCGTGTGAGGAACTATTCTATCAATTCGTTTTGGTCGGATGTACTCGATTCGCAAGACGTGATAGACCTTACGAACGAGAAAACCTTTATGAAGAAGCCATCAACGAGCTTACACACGTTCTCTAGGCGGAAAacattagagaaagagaagcaaaATAAAGTAACAGTAACGGTCCAAGACAACGAGGAGACGGTCACGTCGATGGATGTGGATGGG GTGCTTCCAGACTGTTCACGTCTAGATCCTATTGGTTCTCATCAAGATGAGAATTTTAAAGATCAGAAtcaaaattcgataaaattcgAAGAAGAGGATAAAGACTTGTTTTGCGTCGGTAGAACGTTAGGCACGCAGGATCCGTACGGTCAACGCGTGTTACAGATAGCGTCTATCTTACGAAATCTCAGTTTCACTCCGGAGAATGCCGCGGTGCTAAGCAGGAATCGATGTTTTTTGAGATTcgttttattatgtataagaGCAAGGTGGAGTAATTTGCATCAACTTGGTTTCGATATACTAGGGAATATAGCAAACGAAATCGTTTTAAAAGAAGCTGGCGAAAGGATAACAGATGTTGTCCTGTCTTGTGTGGCAAAAGGTATCGAGTCGCAAGATagatttatcgttatatcctgTTTGGAGGTGCTTAATAAGATCAGTCAACAGGATAGTAACGAAGAAATCGTTACGTTTGGATTGGAAGATAGCGTCTATGAACTTATTTGCAg gTTTTTAGCTCTAAGTGATATAGCTCTTTTAGTTTATACTTTGGAGTGTTTATACGCTTTAACTTCGTTGGGCGAAAGACCGTGTACTAGTGTCGCGCGGGTACGTGGAGCTATCGATACATTGGTCGCGCTTGTCACCGTCGAAGCACAGAGTTATGGCCCAAAAGCTTGCATTTTGATGAGAGTGGTAGAAACTGTATCTACTATACCCACACCTTCGAATACGTCTCAGAATACtcctgttgctgctgctgccacTACTCCGGTTGCGTCAGTAACATCATCACCCGTGCCAGCTACTCCAGCTACGATTACCGCAACGTCGGCTCCAGTTAGCCCAGCACCTTCTAGACCTAATACACCTGCAACTACAACCAAGTCCACAACGCACA AAACAGTAGAGACGGCTAATGCGCTTCAACAACAACACGCGCATCAACAAATCATTCAGGAAAACGAGCAATTCGCTTTAGGATGGTTAAGAGCTACCTTTGAGCTTGCACCAGGTATACGCATAGAACAAGAGGAACTCTACAAAAAATATCTCGGGTGTTGTACGAAGATTGGCAGGAGAGGAGTAATTGCGCCACTTCATTTTCCCAGATGTGTTAG gtCAGTGTTTGGGGGAACTATTGGTCCAAATCCACTCAAAGGAGAATCAACTGGTACTCAGTATTACGAAGGCATCCGTGTACGGGCTACACCAGGCCAAGTAACTTATCCGAGCCAAACTGTAATTGCGACTAATACAGCTCCGATATCAGCGGTCAACACAACTCCAGTAAAGGTGCTTCCCGTACAACAGCGTACAATCAAGAATATAAGTCCTGCTCCCGATAGCACGGCCCTAGACAATCCTGCATCTGGAGTTCACAGAACTCCAGCCCCTGCATCTCCCATTCTAAAAGCCCAGTTGTCTGCCCCTCCAAAACCACCTTCCATTACGTCAAATCAATCCCAAAATCCAGTCACCAAGGTTGATTCTAAAAGTCAG GTATCAGTATCTCACCCCCACCTGAGTCAAGCATTGCTGGCCAGTGGATCCCAAaatcagcagcagcagcagcagcactcCCAATCTGTCCAAGTAGTAACAAAAGAAGATAACCGAAGTAGTACTACATCCAGTTCTATAATAAAAAGCCTTTTGGCTACCAAGGTAACAGCCAGCAGTGACTGCATGTCCAGTGCTGCTGCAACTTGTGTGTCTACCCTTACTGCCTGTGTAACAAACACTACTACTAGCATCGCATCCAGCATCAGTGCCAACCAGCTAATAACAAGCAACCAG GTTGCACAACGTCAACAACAGCAAAGGTTACTGCAACAGCAATTAACAGGTGTGGTACAACCTGCAGCTCCTGCAGCTACACCAGCAACAATACTCCCTAAAGTTTCTGTGAACTCTAAACAAAAACCAGTAATTGCAGCTATTCCTGCCAAAAAAATACAGAGACTTAATGGAGCTAAATTTGTTTTGACCAACAATTGTGAGAAG acTGAAGTAAATGATGTAAATGAAAGTGTCAACCAAATCGTAACCTCAACTACAGTAATTTTGAATTCAACTGAGAATCACATATCCTCGATCGTAAAAGTTTGTCAACCACCGACCTCTACTACAATTTGTACAAACAAGTCCAATCAACGAAGTACGTGTACTTCGATTGCTGAAGATTCTGATTCAACGAACAATTCTTTGGCTTCTAGTAGTGGTATAGGTGGTAGTAGAGATTTTTCCGGTGCTGGTGCTGAAGAAGATAATTCTTTAACGAGTTTTGAAGGAATACTTTTAAATGGTGCACCAACTAACATAGATATTAATGCACAAGATGATGGATCATCCAAAGATTCATCTAGCATAAGTTCAAAGGAGAAACCATTGCAGAGTATGATGTTGGCCGatttattagaaagaaaggTAGATAAAGAGCCTATTTTAAATGGAGTTCTTGGAAAGAATTcaataaacgaaaaaggaatagatttggttgaaaatcatattaaaaaggTATTAAAAGAATCTCCGactgatattaaaataaaaaatgatataacagAAAGTAATACCATGCAGACCGAAGTATCTGAAGATACATTAATTGAAGCTCCtagaggaataaaaagagcAGCTAGTGAATCTGATGAGATAGATGCAAAGAAACCAAAATATTCTAATGGCACTACATCGCCTGATCCTGCTGTTGATTCAACAACTGCTGAATCTACTATATCCAGTATAAAATcggaagaacaagaagatgACAAAGACAGTGAGAAAGCAACAGTTTCATCTACTGCTGCAAATCTTTATGCAGCTCTTGCTGCTGATTGCATAGAAGATGAAACTGATCTTGATGAACAAGTGAACATTAATAAGGAAGAACCTTCTCCAGTCGTGAAAGAAGAACCtcacatatttattaatcaaattactcaacaacaacagcaacagcatcaatcacagcaacagcagcagcaacaaccacagcaacaacaacagcagcatcaACAACATCTGCAGCAACATCACCAACATccacagcagcagcaacatcatcatcatcatcagcatCAGCAGCCGCAGCAACATCATCAGCAACACCAGCAGCATCAACAACAGTTAATAGTAGCGACTCCTCGACAAATAGTTGTTCAACAAACAATTCAGTCAAACAATCAAGTTATAATTCCTGCTGCGTCCGTCAAAGGAAGACAAGCACAAGCACAGCCACAAGTTCTGTTACAACAAAGTGCGGGAGGGCAACTGCAATATGTCGTATCTGGTGGTGTTCCTGGACAAAACTATGTGTTGGCTCAACCACAAACAGCTTTAGTACAAGGGCAAGCACAGACGGTTCTTGTTGCTCAGACAACTCAACAACAAGGCACTGGCACGAAaactattatcattttacaGCCACAAGCTGCTCCTCAACCAACACCACAAAAAATGGTAGCTGTTACACCTCAAGGACAACAAGTTGTTGTAACTCAAGTTCCACGTCCTATTTTACAAAGTCCAgctcttggaaatattcctccTCCGTTGGTACCTACGTCAGCCACAATTCCACAGACTTCCATAATAGTTAATAGTTCTGTAGCACAAACTAATCCAAATACTGTAACCGTTACGATACCTGCGATGGCTCAACAGAATCCAGTGTCTGCTAGTGTACCATCGAGGGTCGTAACACCGACTCCTGCTTCGACTCCACCACCTACAAGACCAACTACTCCTCACCAAGCAGCAGCGACACATGGACATTTAGTTAAACCACCAGTAAAGGCCATAAAAACTGTAAGTTCTTCGACTTCAACAGAACCAGAATCGAAACCTTCTACCAGTCAACTTCCACCTGAGAATAaaactattactattaaaatcGATCCTAACGCATATCTATGTGAATGGCGAGGTTGTTTAAG GCAATTTAAAACTCCCCATGAAGTTTTTCTTCATGTGTGTGAAATTCATTGTCCAACTGGCGGAGAAGAAATATTGTGCTTATGGGGCAGTTGCGATGCTTTAAAGAGACGTCGATTCTCTTTAATGACGCACTTATTCGATAGGCACTGTAATTCTGAT GCAATGATCCTtagaagaaaacaattaaCCGTGACTGGAAAAACTGAAGTATCTACGTCCACTCCTCCAACGCCTCATCACCCTGGATATGCACCGAATGCAGCATTCCATGCTATTAAAAGACATGCTTTGGAATTCGTGAATCCTAAGGAATTGATG CAGCAGAGGCCAACCAAGCCCGCTGCAGCCACTTCAAGCTCTTCTTCTCCCAGACCTGGGCAAAACCCTCCACCAGAACAG